The Bombyx mori chromosome 14, ASM3026992v2 DNA segment CAGCCTCGAGGTCTTTACTGGAGATACAGTTGGGGTAGCAAAGTTGACCCTTCGGAAAATCTCTGTATCATTGAGGCGATTTATCCGATCCTCGAGGACTGATTGAATTGTGACTGACGACCCTGAGCCAACAGCAGGGTGCCATCGCTGCGGGTGCGAAGTTCTTCGCCGGCAATTGTTCGAGGTTTCCCACGGTTGAGAGAGACTGCGCCATATGCACGTCTATTTGTACAAATTGGCAGCGAGTTATCTAAGTTTATATTCGACTTCTATGAGCGCATCATCCTGCATAAGTAAGCGGCGAGCGTGATGAAAAACGCTCTTATGCGCCGATATATAAAACCGAAACAAAATCCCGCTAGGTTTTTCGGTTTTCttcctacttttttatttttttcgtaggcagacgagcatacgaccgaCCCGCTCATGATTGATTACTAACACTATTGGACTGAAAGTCTTCCGAAACTGTTCCTTTGTCCTTCAGCTCTTCCCGTTGTAAAGAGCATAATATCCAATTAGAGAGCTTAGAGATTATACTTTTCGATGTTCAGTAACTTTCGAAAACAAAATCCGCAAAAGCCAAAACGGATTATGTACATTTGAGAATCGCATGGGGCGAAAAACTTTGTTTGACTAAGCCTCTTTGGCGTTTTATCTCAAAGGTCCGTGATGCGAAACGATTTACCGATATGTGTTTATCTGTTAACCCCCTGGCGGTCGATCCGAATTTTATCGTTGGGTCAAAGAGACAGGAAAAATGTAGTGTTAACCTTTGCTCGTTACGATCGGTTAAGATAATTCCTTTCCTTGCTTCAAACTGCATTGTTTTGcgatttttttgtgatttggtCTACAAGTATGATGTCAAATTAGGCTATTTACAATTCTAATAAGATATTGTTgcttactttaattttatttgcacaaatcacaatatctatatattaatacgtggagcaaaaactttgtacccctttttatgaaaattgtgcggacggagaagtatgaaatttcccaaacttatacagaatatagagaaggagtgcacaatgctaatatttttttaaataatgcttaaaaaatacagtaaaccaataaagaaaacattacacacactaataacatatattatatttgacacacacacgcatataccatacgattttgtttattgataaagTCTATTAATAAGTTGAGAAagattgaatattattttttattaacatttgtctgaagtgtagtcttggcgaaatctgtgattatagaagtaactataatagtatttgacaatagaatcatattagtgtacaatcttataatttcaattaattatagtcgaatttcgattaccgggggaccactagttactaTAAATAAGAACAGAAAAGATTACATGAATTTAACAATGATTCATATAgcttaattcaaaaatatataaagtattAGTGTATCTTACTAAAAACTAAATCACTGTGCAACATTGCAAACGTCTACTTCAAACTAGaacacattaattttttttattaattgcccttgtaggcagacgagcatacggcccacctgatggtataATAATAGGACGTAAAATAATAGCACGTTCAGTAAATTACTTCCAAAAACGTAAATCATCCATAGTACTACTTTAGTTATTATATTCACCATGAAGTGACGGTTTGGTTGGGTAGCAGCGACTGTTCTCCAGAGTATATGCCCTATACCCTTATACCCTTCCGTTCCCCAGAGTATATGCCCTATACCCTTATACCCTTAGTTTGCAATCAAAAACCAACTTGAGAAGTCTATGATCCATCTTAAATGTCCTTAATCATGTTTCTGTAAATCTATTGTAATGATGTTGATTTTCCATtgcttacattatttattaattctctTAATGATACATTTAgtgttaccggagcacataaaTTTCGTAGCGTCTAACCGCCACCGATTTTTAAACTAGAACGTTCTGTCggttttattgctataaaagcTAACATATACCACGAAATGGCGCAGCTAATTAATCTGTAACAGAaatcttttgaagaaggacatgtcattcaGGAAATACCTTGAAAGGGAGTTTGTTCCAAAGTTGGAGGGCTCTAATAGCTGTCAAGAATCTTCTCAGCAAACAAATGTTACAGGCTGATTTTGGTACTGACGAACTTTGTTTCAATGGCAGGTGTTGCGACGATAATGATAATAGATGAAAATGAAGTTGCCGAGACTTTTTCAAGTAACAAAATTAAGACCTGGGTCGAATCAAAAAATCTTAACTGTTTCTGTACTAAAAATTCAAACTGCTTATGTCAATGTTTTGAAACTGTACGAAAACGCCTTCGGCTGAGTTCAACACAGAGATTAGCCTGGCAAGCCGTGAAATTGACTGCACTCGTCCGCTGGGCGCCCTCTAAATAGTTTCCACGGTGTTTTTGGTTCAAACGAGATATGAAATTTGTTCCGTTTGCtgagcttattttttttttctttttttcctacctaagctgatagccttgagaggctatatcagcgtaaccttaactagtaggtgagctcacggggctcaaacctgacgacgttgctaacatgaaccctatcacgagccgtgcttcgcagaatctaccaccggatcggaaacgcgacccactgagaagatccggcgagaaactcagtgggctgtgtctgagagttaatttactcgtcgagcccttcgtcgcaagcgacggattcgacgagagcgatgaccggtgcttgaggtacctagaagcaccgttagtggatcgggaggatcagaTATGACGTGGTTGCTGAACATTTTACCGTATTACGTAGATAAGTATCAAATGCCACAAAATACCTTTTAGCGGTACATTAAGGAAGCCAGTGATTTAAGACTTTTAGTAAAATCTAAAGTGccaaaatatattatgaaacaTTCGTTAATGGAATAGAGAGGATTAAATTTTAAGAGGTCTTAATTATCCATTATTGTTGGGAAGTAATTCTCCATTACCGTGACCTCCTTTTGCGTGCCAGTTCCTAAATTCGGCGATGGCATTTAAAACATCATTAGCAAAGAGTATCGGCATTTCTAAGGCCAAAAAATGACCACCGGTATCTATGTTTGTAGTATACAATAAGTTAGTGAACTTAGTTCTGAGAAGCAAAGGCGATTGGTAGGCAATTTCATCGCTGGCGTGAATCGTGATTGTTGGAACTGGAGTAGGTATTCTGAAATCAAAAAGATGCCTTATGCCTTATGCCAATGCCTTAGTCAActtgtttataattaatttttagagAATTATTCTAATAATTCAGTAATTTAAAGTGTTAAgctaattattttacataataaacaggtaaactttattagtaatgtcataaatataataatctaaTTTTTGTGCCATGGACGCGTTGTTTCTGTGCGCCTTAAGCCTTTACATAATTATCTATGCTTTTTTACTAATAACAAGAAGTACTGGGTAACTGGGTacacaattaaatttttaaaagcaAAAAGTATGTAGGACttaatgcatatttaaattAGCATTTAAAATAAGGGCAAATAAGGCCACACCTTGAAGTGAAGCGGGCCCTTATAAGACctcagaaaaataaaaatgagaatgACGTACACCTTGAAcacatattatgttgaactcTAAATTGCTTTAACAGGTTAAGGACTGGAGCGGTCCCTGTGGGTTGATACTACTTTGCCAAAAGAAAATTAGCGGTCCCTTGTGACCGCCGCAACTCACCTGCCCAGAATATCCCTGACGGCAAGTTTTCTATTGAATATGTAAGAAACGCGGACCCCCATGACTAATCTAGGCTTGTAGCCATAACATATTGAAGGGGGACTATTCGAcaatataattgtataatcaAAAAACTAAAAGTAGGAATAGCTTATTTGAGTAAATCTTTATCCATatgcatttaattacttttggcAAAAATCGCAAAAAAAACTCGGCCCTTAACCTGTTAAGAGCATCATCAGTGCCTAAAATCGGTAACTTTTTTTAGTATTCCTTatttgggtggatgagctcacggtccacctggtgttaagtggttaccagagtctaTAGACCACAAAAAGTATATGTCGCCACTCACCCGAGACACGAGTTCAAAGACTAAGTTTTTACAGTGCAACGactgccttcaaaccgaaacgaattactgtttcacgttagaaataggcagggcggtggtatctaacTGTTccggctcacaagacgccctaccatcagataattttatttacaatacgcATATCAAGCTTAttgtaaaagtaattaaaattttattcagaTCTACGCGGATTCAGAGCATGTTCTTGTGAGCCGGTACGCACTTGTACCACCGTCTTGTCTATTTCAAAAAGATTAAATGATGCATTAGTTGACTTGGTTTCTGACAGCGAAAGTAGACTGCTTCAATGGCCGTAGCATATGTGTGTGTTGGGGTGGTCGCCGCTTTATATCTTGAAAGCGTAAGCTTAACACCCAGCATCTGAATGTAAAGCTTCTCtattcaatattataatatgaatatgtTCATTTTGAcctattttttacaaataagcTTAGAAATTAAGATTAAGAAATCCAACAAGTCACAAGATACATACTCAGAAATTCCCAACGCCAGCGTTCTCCGGTTAAGAGATTCAGCATAGATCCTAAATGAGGTGGTTATACTTTTCGGCGCCCAATACATCATGATATTATCCAACAACTGATCTCGAGTGTAGTATTTATCTATGCCTCCGTCTTCGAGGTTCAAGAAATAACTTCGAGTCCCAGTTGAGATTAATTGGAGGAAGTATGCTAGTAGACCTCCTGGTGAGTCTGTCATTGCTATTCCTGTTAAAATGGGGTTAAGGGACATGTGCAAAATTACTATTAATGATATTTGAAATCGCAGAAGCTTCGATTTTCTGAAACTGTTCCTCGACTTCTTGGCGCAACGACATATGGAAGATGGCAGAAATTAGATCAGATGAGCCAAAAATAGAGCTGTGTCCCGAAGCCGGCGTGGAATATATTTACCAGTGAAGACGTCATCATGAAGCAAGTTCCACAAGAGACGTAGTTGAACATAgttaatgataaaattaatgGCTAAATTTAGGTGTGATGGTAAAAGATAGAATGCATCACCATTCTACTGTCCAAAATCTTgtagtaatataaaaataataaatttcatccATTCATTGCCCATATGATTCGTGAAATtctagtaaatatattattcaattttatgtCTTACCTAGAGTATCAGGCTTAGTGGCTTGTATGTGCATGTATCCAAACTCCGTGATCATTGCATCCCTTATGTGCCCTGACAATAGATCCGTTCGATCAGCCAATGCTGGATCGACTACTGGCGATGGAAATAGAGAACCAAATAGGGTTAAGGACAAGGCTTTCTGTGTAAGCGATAACCCTAAGTTGGTATGATAGCCAAGGACTTCCTGAAAATAATTCGATTACTACAATTCGGTTCAATAGAAACTAATTCTGGTTTCGCTGTCGATGCACGGATATCGACGATCGCGCGGCGCAGGTGCCGGAGGAGGACAGCGGCGCGGGGATGGatttggggggggggggggggtggaTTTGATCATCATTAATTTGCGGTTCGACACCGTGCGCTTCGTCAATCATCCCGGGCAGTAGGGTTTggcccgaggcccgttccgtaccCCCGGTACGACGACTCTTCTTGCTCGCTTCGTCACTTCGTGCAGCAACGTCACCCGCGACACTTGATTGTTACTCGTTTTATAAATTGAACAATATTACACCTATCATATTACAGcccactattttattttatactagcgacccgccctcgcttcgcttcggaaacataaaaacacacatgaaagcaaaaaaataaaattaaaaaaaaattaaaaaaagtagcctatgttcatcagggacaatgtcggcttctaatggaaaaagaatttttcaaatcggtccagtagtttcggagcctattcgaaacaaacaaacaaacaaatctttcctctttataatattagtatagatatagactagccgacccggcagacttcgtagtacctcaatcgataaataaaagacctaaacttttgtataaaataaacttaaaacaaacaaaaggaatccgttcgacggaggacacatcaaaggaaaaacaaaattgtttgtttttatataattccgagtattttcatattttttcactattaaaccttctctggacctccacaaataattcaagactaagattagccaaatcggtccagccgttctcgagttttagcgagactaacgaacagcaattcatttatatatagatagatgacaTCATATATTTCAAGATTGACAGCGGAATCTACAATTTGATAGCAAGTGATTGTTACTACATCTCACACATTCATATTGCGATGCGTTACTGTTCCAGTAATCATTTTACATCAGTTGAGTTTATTTAAATGCATATCGATaccaatatgaaaaaaaaacttacattggGAAATGAAGTTGCTATTGAGGAACCAATAAAAGCACCCCAGTCGCCTCCTTGAACATAGTATTTCTTATAGCCAAGCCTTTTCATTAAGTTACTGAAGACTACAGCGATTTCGTGCATACCTAGCCCTGGTCTGACCGCAGCCTGAAAAAAAATGCTACAAATAAATTGTAAAGTTAGTAATACACCTATGCCGTTCGGGAACAATTTCATATGTAGCATGTGCTGAATGACTTCCACATTGAAAATAGGCGGGCCCTTGTATggtttaaatttataatgagATCTGGATTCTAAGTTttcttcttaatatttttttattacttgacCTGCCATGGCCATTAGGACACTATAgagtatttgagtcgactattatcaaagccggcaatgtgacttttgaacaattattggtaaatcagaaaaacgaattattgactttgtattccattggcagtcacaaaactcttctgaacgacatcttatataaataacaggttaactattaacctttatttaatgcaggttttgagcCGTATTCTttaaaggagacgattatattcaaatcaatctgtattgacatatcaataacatttttttgtccaaatgcacagattgccacctttgataatagacgactcatttaaagACCATTGATATGATacgatttcattaaaaaaatgattaaaaaactGTAGCTTAGAAAACGAGACCAggaaaataatctaaaatactACACAATTAACTAatcgtattaaaataatacctacctatacctatacctactTCAATACCGTAGTACCccaagaacataataatatgcgtatgggcattttgaaattattattaggaGAAGTGAAATGCGCGACCGCTCTAaaggtatttttattgaaatcgtaaataaaattacctgatgtttaaaattattaaataaaaatagatttatcaATGCAGTAAATATTGTAAGATTTTATAGCTATAGAATATTTTTCACATTTTTAAGAGATAATGCGAGATTTCTCTGAAGAGATAATGGGTACCTTtctttcgtttttaccatcgaaTTACCCTTCACCAGTATTACCTGAATCCACTTACCTCTGGATCTTCCCTTAGACATAAATTAAAAGTCGGGAGTGATCCTTGCCCTAGGCTTTTTTCGAAGTGCTACATCATTTTagttcaaacgaggcttaaggAGAGTTTTTATTCTGAGTAGTGGCAAAATTGCTGCGGATGGGCGAAAGTGATAACTTTCCATTAAGTACACAGCATATTCGTCTGCTTACCaaggcaataaataatgtatatttcTGAAATAAGATTCAGCTGCGGCTCTTTCtagattttttattcatttatataccAGTAATACTTTTCGGTTTTGATCATCATTAACTTAAGCATTATCATTACTGTTTAAATACcaaattatgtttatatttaagtaatttattcttCACTTTTCCTTTAACTTCAATCAAGGTAAATTAAAGGATGTTAACCATTAGATTACTTCATTTAATTCGTTCAGTTAATTGGTACACGTACTATAATCATTTGAAAAACTTAAACCAACCTGATTTGCTGATTCGACACACACACGCGAGTTTTAAATTTTCGGGAAAGTGCTAGTACGAAAATAGCGGTCAAGGCtagtgttaataaaattgatattttattctgctgattattcACCAAGTCAGTTTATGTTTGAGGCTAAATGTGAATAAGCGGTACCAAAGTTTTCATtatcatgcgtttcggtttgaaggatggggcagccgctgtaactatacttgagatcttagagcttatatctcaaggtgggtggcgcatttacgttgtagatgtctatgggctccagtaaccacttaacaccaggtgggctgtgagctcgtccacctatctaagcaataaaaaataaataaatatcaccaTGGAATGATAATGATGCTTACGTCTGAATATCCAAACCCTGGTAGAGTAGGAGCTATTACTTCGACAGCAAAATCTCTGCTTTTATTTACACTTGTCAAGTGTGGTATTGTTTCGTAGAATTCCCTCACAGATCCTGGCCAGCCGTGAAGAATCAATAACGGAACTATTTCTTGATGGGCATAAGCCTGTGAAGAATATACACTTGTAATTCAAATCTTATTTTAGCCAATAAAACCTAAAAAACACTATGAGGGGAGTCTGGTTTGTTCTGTAAAAAATAGAAAGGGATTATAGTTATTAAAGTTGAAGAATTAGAAAATGCGATAATACGAGTATAACTTCCCAAAAGATAATGAGAATgggatagaataaaataattacaataacgttatataaaatacaattaatttttacCTTCTGTCTGTacttaataaaatgtatgtCCAATCCCTGTATGTTGGTCACATATTGGGGATATTTGTTCAAGAATATTTCCCTTTCCTTAAAGGGATACTCTTCTGCCCAAAATCGAAGCCAGCCATCTAAGATATTAGAGTTAAAGCCGTACTCAAATCCGATCCCTTCTAACGGTGGCACGGGTTTGCGATGATTATTAAGTCGATATCTGAGGTCCGCTATCATCTAGAAAGGATTCACTTTTTATGCATTCATATTATGTATACCACTGATCAAGCCTCAAACACACAGTCTGCTGTTCAAAAACGGTAAGTCAATAGAATACAATAGAAGCATGtgggttttattttgaaagaaaaagcGCTATACTTATGGTTAGCGGTTCAAGAACAGTTTAAACGGAAAGAGCATTTTCTTAGAAAAGTTTCTCTTTTCCAATTACTTCAGAAATTATGCTTTTGTCTTGTTGATTAAGACGCCCTGCATAACTCGGTTTGCAAATGAAGCTGCTATGGCGGTAACTAGTTTTCTGCAGCTGAGCGCTCTAATTTAAAAACGGCTTCTTCCACGTAAATATGTCCATATCACGAGTACCAGAGTTCCATCGTGTGGTAAACAACCGAAGtcatatatttttgttaccATTTGACAAGTCATTTGTGACCATGAACATCTATAGATTTTCGACGATTGTATCTATTTCCGCTTCGACACTGTCGTGTGTTTTGCTTTAAAAGGTGGAAAAGGGGGACCAGCTTTTACTGATGGACCTCTTGAGAGACCgcgtggataggtaccaccaccctgcctatttctgccgtgaagcagtaatgcgtttcggtttgaagggtggggcagccgttgtaactatactagagaccttagaacttatatctcaaggtgggtggcgcatttacgttatagatgtctatgggctccagtaaccacttaatactaggtgggctgtgaactcgtccacgcatctaagcaatagaaaaaaagctGATGCGCGCTCAAGAAGAGAACAGCATTTTTTTAACAACAGGATAATTCCTTCTATCGTTATTCATGTATATCAGCAAGGCCCGAGGCACACCTAATGCTTTACCTAGTGCTGTCTACTTGATGAAGCCGTAAACTAAAATCTCATGCTAACACATAACTCGCGTGTCCGTTTTTTTTGACGATTCCCACTAGTGTGTTATTATTTGTAGATTTTTCTATTGGGGGGGGACGTTCAGTTATATTTTCGCTTCTTTGCCGAGTGATTTTTAACAATTGATATCacaagtcgtgtaataaaatcaaaacatgTAAATCTCGTTTTATTTAGCGTGTGTCTTAATAGAACTGATGAATTAAGTGTGTCGGCTGTAATTGTTCCGTCTCAGGTCATTAGTTTGGAAAGTAATGAATGCTACAGGGAAGCTAATCACCGAGCGAATAAAATTTCTCTGTAGACTGACGGTTTTTATGTTgcttggaacttgtatatatacaaacttattttgaaaatttcgttAATGATAACATGACTCAACAGACAAATGAAGCGGTTTTGGTATGTAAATCTGTACATTTAAAAGACTGATTGTCCGTACGTTCACTTCAGTAAAACTCCTAAATGTTTCTAGTAAATTCTGTAGAtgataaattaacaattaacaaTCTAAAAAACATACCTTATCATGGAAAACAATTTCAAAGGGTCGTATGCTGGTATCATTGTGGTATTTCGTGCATTCCGGTCCCCACCAAGCGTTAGGATCCAACTTGTATGCTGGTTCTGTATTTTGAGACGCCAGAAGTTCTATTGTTAGACAAGACGTTATCACTAACCCGAAGAGTCCACCCATGATGGTTTCAAACTGTtcgaacatatttaaaaaaataattttaattattgtaaaatattgaaGAAGGTGTACTTAATAATACATCGTAATGTATATCCCAGTGctaattattgga contains these protein-coding regions:
- the Jheh-lp2 gene encoding juvenile hormone epoxide hydrolase-like protein 2 precursor (The RefSeq protein has 6 substitutions compared to this genomic sequence), which codes for MGGLFRLVVASCLTIELLASQNTEPAYKLDPNAWWGPECTKYHNDTSIRPFEIVFHDKMIADLRYRLNNHRKPVPPLEGIGFEYGFNSNILDGWLQYWAEEYPFKEREIFLNKYPQYVTNIQGLDIHFIKYRQKAYAHQEIVPLLILHGWPGSVREFYETIPHLTSVNKSRDFAVEVIAPTLPGFGYSDAAVRPGLGMHEIAVVFSNLMKRLGYKKYYVQGGDWGAFIGSSIATSFPNEVLGYHTNLGLSLTQKALSLTLFGSLFPSPVVDPALADRTDLLSGHIRDAMITEFGYMHIQATKPDTLGIAMTDSPGGLLAYFLQLISTGTRSYFLNLEDGGIDKYYTRDQLLDNIMMYWAPNSITTSFRIYAESLNRRTLALGISEIPTPVPTITIHASDEIAYQSPLLLRTKFTNLLYTTNIDTGGHFLALEMPILFANDVLNAIAEFRNWHAKGGHGNGELLPNNNG
- the Jheh-lp2 gene encoding juvenile hormone epoxide hydrolase-like protein 2 isoform X1, which gives rise to MGGLFGLVITSCLTIELLASQNTEPAYKLDPNAWWGPECTKYHNDTSIRPFEIVFHDKMIADLRYRLNNHRKPVPPLEGIGFEYGFNSNILDGWLRFWAEEYPFKEREIFLNKYPQYVTNIQGLDIHFIKYRQKAYAHQEIVPLLILHGWPGSVREFYETIPHLTSVNKSRDFAVEVIAPTLPGFGYSDAAVRPGLGMHEIAVVFSNLMKRLGYKKYYVQGGDWGAFIGSSIATSFPNEVLGYHTNLGLSLTQKALSLTLFGSLFPSPVVDPALADRTDLLSGHIRDAMITEFGYMHIQATKPDTLGIAMTDSPGGLLAYFLQLISTGTRSYFLNLEDGGIDKYYTRDQLLDNIMMYWAPKSITTSFRIYAESLNRRTLALGISEIPTPVPTITIHASDEIAYQSPLLLRTKFTNLLYTTNIDTGGHFLALEMPILFANDVLNAIAEFRNWHAKGGHGNGELLPNNNG